The segment GGCGTGCTCAAGGAGGAGCTGCTCGACCTGAGCGCTCAATCCGACGAGGAGATCGAGCTGCTGAGCGTCACACCGGCGGCCGGTTCGATCGGCACGTGCCGCTACAAGCTCCGGAAGGGAAACGCCGAGGACTTCGACCGCGTGCTCGACGTATTCCGCGCCCACAACGTGGGCTTCTTCTTCTACATCGGCGGCAACGACTCCATGGACACGGCGAACAAGGTGAGTGCGCTCGCCGCGGACCGCGGCCTCGACCTCGTCGCCGTCGGCGGACCGAAGACGATCGACAATGACGTCGGCGATTCGGAGTTCAAGCTCATCGACCATACGCCCGGCTACGGATCGACGGCGCGGTTCATGGCGCAATACATCCGCAACGTCAACGAGGAGAACTGCGGCTCGTCGCCCGCCGACCCGGTGATCGTTATTCAGGCGATGGGGCGCAAGATCGGGTTTATCCCCGCCGCCGCGCGGCTCGCCGATCCCGAGCGCGAGATGCCGCTGCAGATCTATATGGTCGAGTCCGGCCTGACGCTCGAGCAGCTCGGTGAGAACGTCATCGCCTGCCTCGCCAAACACGGGCGCTGCATCGTCGTCGTGAGCGAGGGCTTCGACGCCGGCGCGCTCGGCGAGGTCAAGGACAGTTTCGGCCACACCTCGTTCGGCGCGTCGCAGCAGACCGTGGCGCAGGTTGTGACCAACTACCTCAACTCGCTCACGCTTCCCGTACCGGGCAAGGCACGCTTCCAGGTGCCGGGCACCGACCAGCGCAACGCGATGATCTACGCCTCGACGGTGGACATGACGGAGGCGTACGAGGTCGGCCGAAAGTGTGCGCAGATCGCGCGCGAGGACGGCACGGGGTACATGGCCACGATCCTGCGTGAGCCGGGCCCGGCCTACAAGGTCCGCTATGACAAGGTGCCGCTCGAGACGGTCGCCAACTCGGAGCGCACCTTCCCGGCGCGTTGGATCGCCAAAGACCGCATCGACGTCACCGACGAGTTCGTCGCCTACGCCAGACCGCTTATCGGCACCGAATGGCCCGCGATCCCGCTCGTCGACGGCCTCCAGCGCTTCACGCGCTTCGCGCCCATTTTCGCCGACAAGAGACTCAACGCCTACACACCACAAGGGTATAGACAGACCGCGGGGAGCACACAA is part of the Verrucomicrobiota bacterium genome and harbors:
- a CDS encoding diphosphate--fructose-6-phosphate 1-phosphotransferase is translated as MGKNVVVAQSGGPSAVINNTLRGIFDECRSSPDTFGRVYGGWHGIEGVLKEELLDLSAQSDEEIELLSVTPAAGSIGTCRYKLRKGNAEDFDRVLDVFRAHNVGFFFYIGGNDSMDTANKVSALAADRGLDLVAVGGPKTIDNDVGDSEFKLIDHTPGYGSTARFMAQYIRNVNEENCGSSPADPVIVIQAMGRKIGFIPAAARLADPEREMPLQIYMVESGLTLEQLGENVIACLAKHGRCIVVVSEGFDAGALGEVKDSFGHTSFGASQQTVAQVVTNYLNSLTLPVPGKARFQVPGTDQRNAMIYASTVDMTEAYEVGRKCAQIAREDGTGYMATILREPGPAYKVRYDKVPLETVANSERTFPARWIAKDRIDVTDEFVAYARPLIGTEWPAIPLVDGLQRFTRFAPIFADKRLNAYTPQGYRQTAGSTQDAKNNMLSEGNNVES